Proteins from a single region of Choloepus didactylus isolate mChoDid1 chromosome 10, mChoDid1.pri, whole genome shotgun sequence:
- the LOC119505503 gene encoding olfactory receptor 1L1-like, protein MERDNQTSSVSEFILLGLSSRPEDQKPLFVLFLIMYVVTVVGNLLIILAIHSDTQLQTPMYFFLSILLFIDICYTTTIVPKMLVNFLSKKKSISYADCMTQMYFFLTFANTESYLLAAMAIDRYVAICDPFHYVTTMSHRCCVMLLALSCSISHLHSLVLVLLINRLIFCDSNVIHHFLCDISPLLKLSCSSTFVNEIVINTEGLITLVTPFICVITSYLRILVAVLRIPSAAGKRKAFSTCGSHLTMVTLFYGSIIYVYFRPLSSYTVKDRVATVIYTVLSSMLNPFIYSLRNKDMKRGLGKLMGKKS, encoded by the coding sequence ATGGAAAGGGACAACCAAACCAGCAGCGTCTCGGAGTTTATCCTCCTGGGACTCTCTTCCCGGCCTGAGGACCAGAAGCCGCTCTTTGTCCTCTTCCTCATCATGTATGTGGTCACAGTGGTAGGGAACTTGCTCATCATCCTGGCCATTCACTCAGATACCCAACTCCAGACacctatgtattttttcctcagtatCCTGTTGTTCATTGATATTTGCTACACAACTACTATTGTTCCCAAGATGCTGGTGAACTTTCTGTCAAAGAAGAAGTCCATCTCCTATGCTGACTGTATGACCCAGATGTATTTCTTCTTGACTTTTGCCAACACAGAAAGTTACCTCCTGGCAGCCATGGCCATCGACCGCTACGTGGCCATCTGCGACCCCTTCCACTACGTCACCACCATGAGCCACCGCTGCTGTGTCATGCTGCTTGCCCTCTCCTGCTCCATCTCTCACCTCCATTCTCTTGTGCTGGTTCTTCTGATAAATCGTCTCATTTTCTGTGACTCCAATGTTATCCACCACTTCCTCTGTGACATCAGCCCTCTGCTGAAATTGTCCTGCTCCTCCACATTTGTCAATGAAATTGTAATTAACACAGAAGGATTGATAACTTTGGTGACCCCTTTCATTTGCGTTATCACCTCTTACCTCCGAATCCTGGTCGCTGTTCTTAGGATCCCCTCAGCTGCTGGGAAGCGtaaagccttctccacctgtggctCCCACCTCACCATGGTGACCCTCTTTTATGGAAGCATCATTTATGTTTATTTCCGACCTCTGTCCAGCTACACTGTCAAGGACCGGGTGGCAACAGTCATCTACACAGTTTTGTCCTCCATGCTAAACCCTTTtatctacagcctgaggaacaaaGACATGAAGCGGGGCCTGGGGAAGCTGATGGGCAAGAAGTCCTAA